In Blastocatellia bacterium, the sequence TGAAGGCTGTTCCCAAGAGAGCATTGCCACCCCTATGATCGTCAAAAGGATGCCGGCTATTTTCATCCAGCCCAGGCTCTCGTGTAGGAATATCCACGAAAGTAACACAACAAGGACAACATAGCTGGTTGATATGGCTGCCGCAGCTCCGACGGGAAGCTTAGATAGGGCGAGCACGTATGAGATAGATCCCAACGCCATCAACAGTCCGACCGGAGCACCTAATGGCAATGACTTTACCGGCACATTCAAATTCCCTTGTTTGATCCATAACGCCGGCACTGCCGTCACCAACATACCAATAGCCA encodes:
- a CDS encoding DMT family transporter, whose product is MRMSLSGFAYLLGYIIMVGVASFLQKFSMKELNPYQVNFLMAIGMLVTAVPALWIKQGNLNVPVKSLPLGAPVGLLMALGSISYVLALSKLPVGAAAAISTSYVVLVVLLSWIFLHESLGWMKIAGILLTIIGVAMLSWEQPSNS